The Balneola sp. genomic sequence ATCTGCATGATTGATGACTGGTGTCATTAACCCTTCATCAATAGCTACAGCAACCGCTACATTTACATCGCCATGTTCCATAATGATATCGCCATGCCATGAGCTATTAATTGCCTGATGTCTCGTTAATGCAATTGCACAGGCTTTAACAACAATATCATTGAAGCTTATTTTAACATCATTAGCTGCGTTCATTGATGCTCGTGCAGCTACTGCAGCCTTCATATCGATATCAATAGTCTCGTAAAAATGAGGATTGGTAAACTTGCTTTCCGATAACCTTCGAGCAATTGTTTTCCGCATCTGAGAAACCTTTACTTCCTTGCTTTCCAGACTGTCAAATACTGGAGCAGGAGCAGCAGAAGGAGCAGGTTTTGTAAGCCCACCACTTTCTTTAAATCCTTCTACATCTTTTTTGATAATCCTTCCTTCAGGACCCGAACCACTTACCCCTGAAAGGTCGATACCCTTATCTGCAGCAATCTTTTTTGCTAATGGAGATGCTTTAACCCTTCCATTGTCCGATCCGGAAGCTTGTGGAGCAGAAGTGGTAGCTTCTGCTTTTTCCTCTACAACAGCTTCTTGCTTTTCTTCCTTTTTGGGTGTTTCAGAAGCTCCACCTTCAAGTAGATCGCTAATATCCTCACCAGCTTCTCCAATTACTGCAATTATACCACCCAATGGTACCGCATCTCCCTCTCCGGGAACAATTTTCAGAATAGTACCGGCATCGAATACTTCTACATCCATTGTTGCCTTATCGGTCTCAACCTCAGCAATAATGTCGCCTGCTTCTACAGTATCCCCTTCCTTTACATTCCATTTTGCGATTACCCCTTCTTCCATGGTATCGCTGAGTTTGGGCATTTCGATCTTAATGGCCATAGCTTCTTTTATTGAGTGATTTTAAGTTCTGTATGTAACCTGATTTACTGCATCAATTACCTGTTTCGGACTTGGGAACCAGGCATCAAATAGCTTTTTAGAGAATGGTGCATTCACATCTGGTAATGTAACTCTTTGAACAGGAGCATCCAGGTAGTCAAATGCTTCTCTTTGAAGAGAAAATCCTATTTCAGCAGCAAGACCTGCAAATGGATGTGCTTCATCAACCACCACACATCTGTT encodes the following:
- a CDS encoding pyruvate dehydrogenase complex dihydrolipoamide acetyltransferase gives rise to the protein MAIKIEMPKLSDTMEEGVIAKWNVKEGDTVEAGDIIAEVETDKATMDVEVFDAGTILKIVPGEGDAVPLGGIIAVIGEAGEDISDLLEGGASETPKKEEKQEAVVEEKAEATTSAPQASGSDNGRVKASPLAKKIAADKGIDLSGVSGSGPEGRIIKKDVEGFKESGGLTKPAPSAAPAPVFDSLESKEVKVSQMRKTIARRLSESKFTNPHFYETIDIDMKAAVAARASMNAANDVKISFNDIVVKACAIALTRHQAINSSWHGDIIMEHGDVNVAVAVAIDEGLMTPVINHADKKGLAQISAETRELAGLARDRKLQPDQMEGSTFTISNLGMFGIEEFTAIINPPDACILAVGAIRDVPVVEDGEIVPGKRMKVTLSSDHRVVDGAKAAQFLNTVKQLIENPLSMLL